The sequence below is a genomic window from Paenibacillus sp. DCT19.
GGACTTGTACGTGTGAATAAAGAGCCTGAAGAACGCCGGGGACGTAAGTTATACCCTGGGGATATCGTTGAAGTGGACGGAGAAGGCGCATTCGAAGTTGCCGCAGAATAATCCAGTTCAATTCTGCTGCCTCCTGACGGACGGAAGAAAAGGGAGGGTACCTTGTGTTTGTCAACAGCATTGAGCTGCAGCAATTCCGAAATTATGAGCATATGAAGCTGGACTCTTTTGGCCCAGTGAACTTGCTGATCGGTCAGAATGCTCAGGGTAAGACCAATCTTGCAGAAGCTATTTTTGTACTCGCACTTACGAAGAGTCATCGTACATCCCGCGATAAGGAGCTGATCCGTTTCGGCGAGGAACGTGCGCGACTGGTTGCAGAGGTCGACAAAAAGTACGGATCCGTTCAACTGGAGTTGGCTTTGTCGCAACAAGGCAAAAAAGCAAAAATTAACGGACTAGAGCAGCGTAAGTTGAGTGATTTTGTCGGGGCGCTAAACGTCGTTATGTTTGCCCCCGAGGATCTGGAGATCGTCAAAGGCACACCGGGGGTTCGCCGCCGGTTTCTTGATATGGAGATCGGGCAGGTGGCTCCAGGCTACCTTTACCACCTTCAGCAGTACCAGAAAGTACTTGTCCAGCGGAACAATTTACTCAAACAACTCTGGGGACAGAATGCCTCAGCCCAGACGATGCTTGAAGTCTGGAACGAGCAACTGGCTGAGCATGGTGTTAAAATCGTCAAAAAAAGGAAACAATTCATAAAGAAACTCCAAAAATGGGCTGAAACCATTCACCAGGGCATTACTGGGGGCGGAGAAGTGCTGCGGTTAGCCTATCTTCCTTCCTTCAGCGAAGCGGCTGAGGAAGATGAAGCTGTTTTAATGGACCAATTTATGATAAAATTATCACAAATGAAAGAGCAGGAGATTCGCCGAGGCACAACGCTAAGTGGGCCACATCGGGATGACCTGTCCTTTTTCATTAACGACCGGGAAGTACAAACATATGGCTCGCAAGGGCAACAACGCACAACCGCGTTGTCTCTTAAACTCGCAGAGATTGAACTGATACACGAAGAAATCGGAGAATATCCAGTTCTGCTGCTTGACGATGTGTTGTCTGAGCTAGATCCATTTCGCCAGACACAACTGATCGAGACGTTCCAGAGCAAGGTGCAAACCTTTATTACAGCTACCGGAATCGAGAGCCTAAACGTTGATAAGCTCAAAGAGGCCAGTATTTATCACGTTCATGCCGGACAGGTTGAACGCTAAGGAGTGAGGGTCTATGTACATTCATCTGGGCGGAGAGAAGATTATCCGTTCTTCCGAACTGGTCGCTATTTTTGATATATCGATTGAGAAATCCTCAAAAATCTCCAAGCAGTATGTCACGTATGCTGAACAGGAAAAAACAGTAGAACATATTGGCGAAGAGGAAGCCAAGTCTATTGTTGTGACCAAAAATATTGTGTATTACTCACCTATTTCCTCAGCCACGCTTAAGAAGCGAGCTCACATTTTTCCTGATCTATAGTACGGCTGCTATGTTAATGCTTATGCCTTCTGCTGCTTGTCTTTTGGACATCTTGCTTGAGACGAAGGGACGAACTCTATTTCAGCAAGTATTCTTAGTTAACGCAT
It includes:
- the remB gene encoding extracellular matrix regulator RemB, which produces MYIHLGGEKIIRSSELVAIFDISIEKSSKISKQYVTYAEQEKTVEHIGEEEAKSIVVTKNIVYYSPISSATLKKRAHIFPDL
- the yaaA gene encoding S4 domain-containing protein YaaA, encoding MNRVTIRTEYIKLDQFLKLADCIPTGGMAKALLQEGLVRVNKEPEERRGRKLYPGDIVEVDGEGAFEVAAE
- the recF gene encoding DNA replication/repair protein RecF, translating into MFVNSIELQQFRNYEHMKLDSFGPVNLLIGQNAQGKTNLAEAIFVLALTKSHRTSRDKELIRFGEERARLVAEVDKKYGSVQLELALSQQGKKAKINGLEQRKLSDFVGALNVVMFAPEDLEIVKGTPGVRRRFLDMEIGQVAPGYLYHLQQYQKVLVQRNNLLKQLWGQNASAQTMLEVWNEQLAEHGVKIVKKRKQFIKKLQKWAETIHQGITGGGEVLRLAYLPSFSEAAEEDEAVLMDQFMIKLSQMKEQEIRRGTTLSGPHRDDLSFFINDREVQTYGSQGQQRTTALSLKLAEIELIHEEIGEYPVLLLDDVLSELDPFRQTQLIETFQSKVQTFITATGIESLNVDKLKEASIYHVHAGQVER